A single genomic interval of Zobellia nedashkovskayae harbors:
- a CDS encoding glycosyltransferase family 9 protein, whose amino-acid sequence MGDVAMTVPVLIALTKQYPELKITVLTRKFFSPMFNTLPNVTVYEADVKGRHKGAFGLWKLYRELRKLKIDAVVDLHNVLRSKVLKRYFKYGKIPVQQIDKGRAEKKALTKSTSKVFQLLKTTHQRYIDVFQELGFSIDLSKDSVLPKETLSEDALKIIGSDSKKWIGIAPFAAFEGKTYPLELMEEVITSLNDTGKYKIFLFGGGPIQEEKLEAFDRKFNNCLSMVGKLSFSDELALISNLDTMLSMDSGNAHLAAMYGIPVITIWGVTHPYAGFYPFGQDMDNALCSDREKFPLIPTSVYGNKMPEGYEMAMRTILPETIVNKLQLVLDKV is encoded by the coding sequence ATGGGCGATGTTGCAATGACCGTACCTGTGCTTATTGCTTTAACAAAACAGTATCCCGAACTGAAAATTACCGTACTTACGCGGAAATTTTTCAGTCCAATGTTCAATACACTGCCAAATGTTACGGTTTATGAAGCTGATGTAAAAGGAAGGCATAAGGGTGCCTTTGGATTGTGGAAGCTATATAGAGAGCTCAGAAAATTAAAAATTGATGCTGTAGTCGATTTGCATAATGTACTGCGAAGCAAAGTTTTGAAGCGGTATTTTAAATATGGTAAAATTCCGGTTCAGCAGATTGATAAAGGTAGAGCTGAAAAAAAGGCGCTGACCAAAAGTACTTCTAAAGTTTTCCAACTTTTAAAAACAACCCACCAACGTTATATAGATGTATTTCAGGAATTAGGTTTTTCTATAGATTTATCAAAAGATTCGGTGTTACCTAAAGAAACCCTGTCGGAAGATGCTCTTAAAATTATTGGTTCAGATTCAAAAAAATGGATCGGGATAGCCCCTTTTGCAGCGTTTGAAGGGAAGACGTACCCTTTAGAATTAATGGAAGAGGTTATTACATCGCTTAATGATACCGGAAAGTATAAAATATTTCTTTTTGGTGGCGGTCCTATTCAAGAGGAAAAGTTAGAAGCTTTTGATAGAAAGTTTAATAACTGTTTAAGTATGGTTGGTAAACTTTCGTTTAGTGACGAACTTGCCCTAATTTCAAACCTAGACACCATGTTGTCTATGGATAGTGGCAATGCACACTTGGCTGCTATGTACGGTATTCCCGTAATTACAATTTGGGGAGTTACCCATCCGTATGCTGGGTTTTATCCGTTTGGTCAGGATATGGATAATGCTCTTTGTTCCGACCGGGAAAAATTCCCTCTCATTCCAACATCGGTATATGGTAATAAAATGCCAGAGGGTTATGAAATGGCAATGCGTACTATTCTACCAGAAACCATTGTAAACAAACTGCAACTCGTTTTAGATAAAGTATAA
- a CDS encoding glycosyltransferase family 2 protein — translation MLTAAIVLYNNNEKVLRQAVDSFLSVPLEKRLYLVDNSETDAFRTCFVSDEITYIHTGKNIGFGKGHNWILEELEAKSKFHLILNPDAYFEPNTIPQLIKEIVNRDKVGIIAPKILYPDGSFQLSIRRFPKIYDFFLRRIPGIKNIFKDTFKKGNYLNGPLDKPMNVEAVSGCFQVFDTNVFTKIKGFDERYFMYMEDLDICRKVHEAGYNVLYYPLVTVYHHSAYDSKKKPKLLLIHLSSIVKYFIKWNT, via the coding sequence ATGCTAACGGCGGCGATAGTTCTCTATAATAATAACGAAAAAGTGCTTAGGCAGGCAGTCGATAGTTTTTTGTCCGTACCGCTCGAGAAAAGGCTATATTTAGTAGATAATAGTGAAACAGATGCGTTTAGAACGTGTTTTGTCTCCGATGAAATAACATATATTCATACGGGTAAAAATATTGGATTCGGTAAAGGACACAACTGGATTTTGGAGGAGTTGGAGGCAAAATCTAAATTTCATTTAATTTTGAATCCAGACGCATATTTTGAGCCCAACACCATTCCTCAGTTAATAAAGGAAATAGTGAATAGAGATAAAGTAGGAATTATTGCTCCCAAAATACTTTATCCTGATGGTAGTTTTCAATTATCTATTCGTAGATTCCCCAAAATCTATGATTTTTTTTTAAGAAGGATTCCTGGAATTAAAAATATATTCAAAGACACGTTCAAGAAAGGAAATTACCTTAACGGGCCGCTGGATAAACCAATGAATGTAGAGGCTGTTTCTGGATGTTTTCAGGTTTTTGATACCAATGTTTTTACTAAGATTAAAGGGTTTGACGAACGATATTTTATGTATATGGAGGATTTGGACATATGCAGAAAGGTTCATGAAGCAGGATATAATGTTTTGTATTACCCCTTAGTAACTGTTTATCATCATTCGGCCTATGATTCTAAGAAAAAACCTAAGCTGCTCTTGATACATTTAAGCTCAATTGTAAAGTACTTTATTAAATGGAATACTTAA
- the purD gene encoding phosphoribosylamine--glycine ligase, whose product MNILILGAGGREHTLAWKLSQSPKLKNLYVAPGNAGTSKIATNIPVGVNDFEGIKNAILENDVNIVIVGPEDPLVNGVHDFFLNDSKLKNIPVIGPQKAGAELEGSKEFAKKFMIRHNIPTAAYESFTAETLQEGFDFLETLQPPYVLKADGLAAGKGVVILEDIAEAKEELKTMLVDAKFGDASTTVVIEEFLAGIELSVFVLTDGSGYKVLPTAKDYKRIGEGDAGLNTGGMGAISPVPFADEVLMDKIHQRIVKPTVEGLKKDNLPYKGFIFIGLIKVGDEPKVIEYNVRLGDPETEVVIPRIKNDLVEVFEAVANGTLDDINLELDPRTASTVMLVSGGYPEAYEKGKEITGFDSVEDSLVFHAGTQLKEGKVVTSGGRVMAVTSFGDNFKEALATSYKNIENIKFQDMNYRKDIGFDL is encoded by the coding sequence ATGAATATTCTTATTTTAGGTGCTGGCGGTCGCGAGCACACTCTTGCTTGGAAGCTTAGCCAAAGTCCAAAACTAAAGAACCTTTACGTTGCACCTGGTAATGCGGGTACTTCAAAAATCGCTACTAATATACCAGTTGGTGTAAATGATTTTGAAGGTATAAAGAATGCTATTCTAGAGAATGACGTAAATATTGTCATAGTTGGTCCTGAAGACCCATTAGTAAATGGTGTTCATGATTTCTTCCTCAATGATTCGAAATTAAAGAATATACCCGTAATAGGGCCGCAAAAGGCAGGAGCAGAACTTGAAGGAAGTAAGGAGTTTGCCAAAAAGTTCATGATTAGGCACAATATACCTACCGCAGCTTATGAAAGTTTTACTGCGGAGACACTTCAAGAAGGATTTGATTTTCTTGAAACCTTACAACCTCCATACGTATTAAAAGCAGACGGACTAGCAGCAGGTAAAGGAGTTGTTATCCTTGAAGATATAGCAGAGGCCAAAGAAGAGTTGAAAACCATGTTGGTAGATGCCAAATTTGGTGATGCCAGTACTACTGTGGTTATAGAAGAGTTTTTAGCCGGTATTGAATTAAGTGTTTTTGTTTTGACAGATGGTAGTGGTTATAAGGTTTTACCAACTGCAAAAGACTATAAACGTATTGGTGAAGGCGATGCTGGACTAAATACAGGGGGAATGGGCGCTATTTCGCCGGTTCCTTTCGCTGATGAGGTTTTAATGGACAAGATACACCAGCGTATTGTTAAGCCTACCGTAGAGGGTCTTAAAAAAGACAATCTACCCTATAAAGGTTTTATATTCATCGGTTTGATTAAGGTTGGCGATGAACCTAAGGTTATAGAATATAATGTACGTTTAGGTGATCCAGAGACGGAAGTGGTTATCCCTAGAATAAAAAATGATTTGGTTGAGGTTTTTGAGGCTGTTGCCAATGGAACTTTAGATGATATAAACTTAGAGCTAGATCCAAGAACGGCATCTACCGTTATGTTGGTTTCGGGAGGTTATCCTGAGGCTTATGAAAAGGGTAAAGAAATTACCGGATTTGATTCAGTAGAAGATTCATTGGTATTTCACGCTGGTACTCAATTAAAAGAAGGTAAAGTTGTAACTAGCGGCGGTAGGGTAATGGCAGTGACTTCCTTTGGAGATAATTTTAAAGAAGCATTGGCTACATCTTACAAGAACATAGAAAATATCAAGTTCCAGGACATGAACTATAGAAAAGACATTGGATTCGATCTATAA
- a CDS encoding glycosyltransferase family 4 protein, which produces MFFLETAISLFIGAFLLTYLTIPKIIGVVEHKRLMDDPDHRSSHSSRTPTLGGVAFFYVLVLALFVIRDRDLFDEAMYIIPALTILFIIGLKDDLVVISPGAKLLAQVFAIIFILINPSFTIHSLNGFLNINEIPYYLYLIIAGFMMLTIINSYNLIDGIDGLASVVGIVIMVIYTTIFYMTGEYFFALISITMNASLMAFLGFNLSSDKKIFMGDTGSLMVGLIISILTLKFLALRPTSYTELPFLLENAPLIAISILIVPLFDTARVFTIRIANKKGPFSPDRNHTHHVLIDYWGLSHKQASFIIGCFNLLFVMLFIVLGSTAKNMGMVIMLVSVVIVLGYIFFKYNYNFATLKQKILIKRKVDRIKSKVEESNLSKRKKDRQKPEDKEENIEE; this is translated from the coding sequence TTGTTTTTTCTAGAAACTGCCATATCATTATTTATAGGAGCTTTTCTTCTCACTTATTTAACAATACCAAAAATTATAGGTGTAGTTGAACATAAGCGGTTAATGGATGACCCTGACCACCGTAGTTCCCACTCTTCTAGAACTCCGACTTTAGGAGGGGTTGCATTTTTTTACGTACTCGTGTTAGCTCTTTTCGTTATAAGGGATCGTGATTTATTCGATGAGGCAATGTACATAATACCCGCACTTACGATACTCTTTATAATTGGACTAAAAGATGATTTAGTAGTGATTTCCCCTGGCGCCAAACTTTTGGCTCAAGTGTTTGCTATAATTTTTATTCTTATTAACCCTAGTTTTACCATACACTCCCTTAACGGATTTTTGAATATAAATGAAATACCATACTATTTATACTTGATTATTGCTGGGTTTATGATGCTCACTATTATAAACTCTTATAATCTTATTGATGGTATAGATGGCTTAGCATCCGTTGTGGGTATTGTAATAATGGTAATTTACACCACCATATTTTATATGACTGGAGAGTATTTTTTTGCACTGATTAGTATCACTATGAATGCTAGCCTTATGGCATTTTTGGGCTTCAATTTGTCTTCGGATAAAAAGATTTTCATGGGAGATACGGGGTCGCTAATGGTTGGTTTGATTATTAGCATTCTGACTTTGAAATTCTTGGCCTTAAGGCCAACATCATATACAGAGTTACCTTTTCTTCTTGAAAATGCTCCGTTGATTGCTATTAGTATCTTGATTGTTCCACTTTTTGATACGGCTAGAGTATTTACTATTCGAATAGCAAACAAAAAAGGTCCGTTTTCACCTGATCGTAATCATACGCATCATGTCCTAATTGACTATTGGGGCCTTTCTCATAAGCAAGCTAGTTTTATTATTGGTTGTTTTAATTTGCTCTTTGTAATGCTGTTTATTGTATTAGGTAGCACGGCAAAGAACATGGGTATGGTAATCATGTTGGTTTCTGTGGTTATTGTTTTAGGTTATATCTTCTTTAAGTACAATTATAATTTTGCGACCCTAAAGCAAAAGATACTTATAAAGAGAAAGGTTGATCGAATAAAATCTAAAGTAGAAGAGTCTAATCTTTCTAAAAGAAAAAAAGACCGCCAAAAACCCGAGGATAAAGAAGAAAATATTGAAGAATAA
- a CDS encoding SusC/RagA family TonB-linked outer membrane protein codes for MKIAIIALMQLCTVLAYCQTNSYTAKLMDTDSQPVPYATVNELGSNNYVVSDELGFFTIQTEATNFTISIASIGYITKEITTVNRSLPEVITLELSSEQLDEIVVTALGIEREKQSLVSAVTTVKAEQLTEVPLTNMVNSLAGRVAGVQITNGSSGIGSSSRIVIRGENSLGGSNQPLFVVDGVPISNEQITSNLVNDGALQEVDFGNGGADISPDDIASISILKGAGSAALYGARAANGVVVITTKRGRKKKGLGISINSTLTVESLLTLPDYQNEYGGGSNGEYAFQNGIGAGVNDGGISSYGPRLDQGQLIAQFDSPSVDIDGNPVRAGDVISRTRPDGSFTDITGTPWESRPDNVRNFFETGVTYQNNISISTGGEKGSARLSYTNLKNDGIVPNTDLKRNGLAFSIDQNVHEKFKVKAFLNYINTRSGNRPNLGYGYENPLYGFNWTGRNTNVESLKNYWQAGQEGIQHYDFNYLWLTNPYLTVFENTNSFNKNRILGNASATYDITDKLSLSVRAGIDTYDDKREFRRAVSTNQNPLGTYREDDVRFRELNTDVLFSYSDKINEDWKYNISAGANRFDQDIQYKFSEASQLAIPGIYTLANSRTPLKGDSQKFNKRINSVYASGNLSYKNSLYFDATYRNDWSSTLPSDSNSFGYYSAGLSYVVSNMFMLPEAISYLNLRFSAASVGNDTDPYQNVQNFVFNQNYGSSFRVTNETVLKNANLRPERLNALEAGLEAWFFNGRFQFDLAGYQNTSIDQIISRPISQTSGFSNFNVNGGEVRTRGFEALVSAEVVRSEDFSWESSVNYSTYRSEVTKLPDGVDQFVTGTADIFSGGGGSNTVFYIARENGRVGDMYGTGFLEVDGQTVFGANGLPVQDGNLRLLGNYNPDFTIGFNNKFSYKNIDMTILFDWRKGGTIVSRIKALGSTSGVLQETLVGREDGVIGDGVVNVGTVDSPQYVANTTSVPASQFYNNYFDRGNEDSALYSASYVKLRQVGLYYNFPKKLSKSIGFQNIKLGLIGSNLLLFTENPHFDPELNALQGQRIVYGVEDFSYPSTRSFGFNIKTDF; via the coding sequence ATGAAAATAGCTATAATAGCGCTTATGCAGCTATGTACAGTATTGGCATACTGCCAAACCAATTCGTACACTGCAAAATTAATGGATACCGATAGCCAACCTGTGCCTTATGCCACGGTGAACGAGTTAGGTTCTAATAATTATGTAGTATCGGATGAATTAGGATTTTTTACGATACAGACCGAAGCAACAAATTTTACGATCAGTATTGCATCCATAGGATATATAACAAAAGAGATTACAACGGTTAACAGAAGCTTACCTGAGGTAATTACACTAGAACTTTCTTCCGAGCAACTAGATGAAATTGTGGTTACTGCATTAGGAATTGAACGAGAAAAGCAATCGTTAGTCTCTGCAGTAACCACTGTGAAAGCAGAACAACTCACAGAAGTGCCACTTACGAATATGGTGAACAGTCTTGCTGGTCGCGTAGCTGGAGTTCAGATCACGAACGGCTCATCTGGTATAGGTTCTTCATCTCGAATTGTTATTAGAGGTGAGAATTCCTTGGGCGGTAGCAACCAGCCTTTATTTGTGGTTGATGGTGTCCCCATCAGCAATGAGCAGATAACCAGTAACCTAGTAAATGATGGAGCTCTACAAGAAGTAGATTTTGGTAATGGCGGTGCGGATATAAGTCCAGATGATATAGCCTCTATCTCTATACTAAAGGGAGCCGGTTCAGCGGCTTTATATGGCGCGCGCGCAGCAAATGGTGTAGTTGTTATTACTACTAAAAGAGGCCGAAAGAAAAAGGGACTTGGTATAAGCATCAATAGCACGTTAACGGTGGAAAGCTTATTGACCTTGCCTGATTATCAGAATGAGTATGGTGGTGGTTCTAATGGTGAGTATGCTTTTCAGAATGGAATAGGTGCAGGTGTAAACGATGGCGGAATTAGTAGTTATGGTCCACGTCTAGATCAAGGACAACTTATTGCTCAGTTTGACAGTCCTTCGGTAGATATTGATGGAAATCCAGTGCGTGCAGGTGATGTCATTTCTCGTACCAGACCTGACGGTTCGTTTACAGATATAACGGGTACTCCTTGGGAATCAAGACCAGACAATGTTCGGAATTTCTTTGAAACGGGGGTAACCTACCAGAACAATATTTCTATTAGTACAGGTGGAGAAAAAGGAAGTGCACGATTATCATATACGAATTTAAAGAACGACGGTATTGTACCCAATACCGATTTAAAAAGAAACGGGTTGGCTTTTAGTATAGACCAAAATGTACATGAAAAGTTTAAAGTAAAAGCTTTTTTAAACTATATCAATACTCGAAGTGGTAATCGGCCCAATTTGGGATATGGCTACGAAAACCCGCTTTATGGATTTAACTGGACAGGTAGAAACACCAACGTTGAGTCGTTAAAAAATTATTGGCAAGCAGGCCAAGAAGGCATTCAACATTATGATTTTAACTATTTATGGTTAACAAACCCCTATTTAACCGTTTTTGAAAATACCAACAGTTTCAATAAAAACCGAATTCTAGGAAATGCCTCTGCTACCTATGATATAACAGATAAATTAAGCCTTAGCGTTCGTGCTGGTATAGATACCTATGATGATAAAAGGGAATTCCGTAGAGCGGTCAGTACCAACCAAAATCCATTGGGTACCTATCGTGAAGATGATGTTCGTTTTAGGGAACTGAATACGGATGTTTTATTTTCCTATTCGGATAAGATTAATGAGGATTGGAAATACAACATATCTGCAGGTGCCAACCGTTTTGATCAGGACATTCAATATAAATTCTCGGAAGCCTCTCAATTGGCAATTCCTGGTATTTACACTTTGGCCAATTCAAGAACACCGTTAAAAGGCGATAGTCAGAAATTTAATAAGCGTATTAATAGTGTATACGCAAGTGGGAACCTTTCCTATAAAAATTCACTTTATTTTGATGCTACATATAGAAATGACTGGAGTAGTACACTGCCCAGTGATAGTAATTCTTTTGGTTATTACTCTGCAGGCCTTAGCTATGTGGTAAGCAATATGTTTATGTTGCCCGAAGCTATTTCTTACCTGAATCTAAGGTTTAGTGCAGCTAGTGTTGGTAACGATACGGACCCATATCAAAACGTACAGAACTTTGTTTTCAATCAAAATTACGGGTCCAGTTTTCGGGTAACCAATGAAACGGTTTTAAAGAATGCCAATCTAAGACCAGAACGTTTGAATGCGCTTGAAGCTGGTTTGGAAGCATGGTTTTTTAATGGAAGATTTCAATTCGATCTTGCGGGTTATCAGAATACCAGTATTGACCAGATTATTTCAAGGCCTATATCGCAGACTAGCGGTTTTTCAAACTTTAATGTTAACGGAGGTGAGGTACGAACAAGGGGTTTTGAAGCCTTAGTAAGTGCAGAAGTGGTTCGTTCAGAAGATTTCAGTTGGGAATCTTCCGTAAACTATTCTACATATAGAAGTGAAGTAACCAAATTGCCAGATGGTGTAGATCAGTTTGTAACGGGTACTGCCGATATTTTTTCGGGTGGAGGTGGTTCTAATACCGTTTTTTACATCGCCAGGGAAAATGGTCGCGTTGGCGATATGTACGGTACTGGTTTTCTAGAAGTAGATGGTCAAACGGTCTTTGGAGCAAATGGTCTGCCTGTGCAAGACGGAAACCTACGACTTCTAGGGAATTACAACCCAGATTTTACGATAGGTTTTAATAACAAGTTTTCCTATAAAAATATTGATATGACCATCCTTTTTGATTGGCGAAAAGGCGGAACTATTGTTTCACGAATAAAAGCATTGGGAAGTACTTCCGGTGTTTTACAAGAAACCTTGGTGGGTCGCGAAGACGGAGTCATTGGTGATGGTGTAGTGAATGTTGGTACGGTGGATAGCCCGCAATATGTTGCTAATACCACCTCGGTACCTGCAAGTCAATTTTATAACAATTATTTTGACCGAGGTAATGAAGATAGCGCACTTTATAGCGCGTCGTATGTTAAGCTGCGTCAAGTAGGCCTGTATTATAACTTTCCAAAAAAATTATCAAAGTCTATCGGTTTTCAGAATATAAAATTGGGCTTGATAGGCAGCAATTTATTATTGTTCACCGAAAACCCCCATTTTGACCCAGAGCTAAATGCTTTACAAGGGCAGCGAATCGTTTACGGTGTGGAAGACTTTTCATATCCTTCGACCCGAAGTTTCGGATTCAACATCAAAACCGATTTTTAA
- a CDS encoding TetR/AcrR family transcriptional regulator: MTKSLKRMATMQRMQVTGLEYFYKNGYYNTSIDDILKELSLSKGAFYYHFDSKEDFFVQIIENLLVRKMYSQLIEPIEGHDNTLDLITQCFEEALETAVHNEFDFGFVLSNFINEFNGKNETIMKHLNDILRIWEVNLVSAVQRGKFNGHIDRHVDSEGVAVYLMSSYIGVRTLMVETAPSARKYRFMSQLRQYFKSLEPKTATV, from the coding sequence ATGACCAAGAGCTTAAAACGTATGGCTACCATGCAAAGAATGCAAGTAACAGGATTAGAATATTTTTACAAAAACGGATACTATAACACAAGTATTGATGATATATTAAAAGAGTTGTCCTTATCTAAGGGTGCCTTCTATTATCACTTTGATTCAAAGGAGGATTTCTTCGTTCAGATTATTGAAAATCTATTGGTAAGAAAAATGTACAGTCAGCTTATTGAGCCTATTGAAGGTCATGACAATACATTAGATCTTATTACGCAATGTTTTGAAGAGGCTTTAGAGACTGCGGTTCATAATGAATTCGACTTTGGTTTTGTGCTGAGTAACTTTATCAACGAGTTTAACGGTAAGAACGAAACTATAATGAAGCACCTGAACGATATTCTTCGTATTTGGGAGGTGAATTTAGTATCTGCCGTACAACGTGGCAAATTTAATGGTCATATTGATAGACATGTAGATAGTGAAGGTGTTGCCGTTTATCTTATGAGCTCTTACATAGGTGTTAGAACCTTAATGGTAGAAACAGCTCCTAGTGCACGTAAGTACAGATTTATGTCTCAATTGCGTCAATATTTCAAATCTTTAGAGCCTAAGACAGCAACAGTATAA
- a CDS encoding TIGR04282 family arsenosugar biosynthesis glycosyltransferase: MGQKNKDTAILIFSLSAKLESERKSLFGKRNKKSSKGFFEILINRTHEIATSTKADVFVIDESLQKGTSFGERYANAFQELFDLGYTKVLSIGNDTPDLTAKVLEQAIDRIQHNDLVIGPSTDGGVYLLGMRREFFNLKEFKALPWLQSSLFNTLVKGDFWIKAKAHYFGKLSDIDSAHSLHQFLYSSDDVTLVDFILNHLTVFTNRAFHSKIFFFSDNYSSSSQLRGPPAVLLAA; the protein is encoded by the coding sequence ATGGGGCAAAAAAATAAGGATACTGCGATATTGATATTCTCGCTTTCGGCAAAGCTGGAGTCAGAACGGAAGTCGCTTTTTGGCAAACGCAACAAAAAATCCTCTAAAGGGTTTTTTGAAATCCTTATCAACCGTACCCACGAAATTGCCACCTCTACAAAGGCCGATGTTTTTGTAATAGACGAAAGCCTACAGAAAGGAACCTCATTTGGAGAACGGTATGCGAATGCTTTTCAAGAGCTTTTTGACCTAGGGTACACTAAAGTGCTGTCCATAGGTAATGATACCCCAGATTTAACTGCTAAAGTACTTGAGCAGGCTATTGACCGCATACAACATAATGACTTGGTCATTGGTCCTTCAACAGATGGAGGGGTGTATTTATTGGGAATGCGTCGCGAATTCTTCAATCTAAAGGAATTTAAGGCTTTGCCTTGGTTGCAATCTAGTTTGTTCAATACGCTGGTTAAGGGTGATTTCTGGATAAAAGCGAAGGCACATTATTTTGGTAAACTTTCTGATATTGATAGCGCTCATAGCTTACATCAATTTTTATATAGTTCCGATGATGTTACTTTAGTAGACTTCATCTTAAATCATTTAACGGTCTTTACAAACCGTGCTTTTCACTCAAAAATATTCTTCTTTTCAGATAATTATTCATCTTCTTCTCAATTAAGAGGTCCGCCTGCAGTTCTTTTAGCAGCATAG
- a CDS encoding DUF6341 family protein, translating to MTSFFEGIGDLFVNHLFWPLDQLRHMHSWWGANFINWTLAAIGFAAFVYWMLQLKKFSDNDEEDKSVSSHSYL from the coding sequence ATGACATCATTTTTTGAAGGAATAGGAGATTTGTTCGTTAACCATTTATTTTGGCCATTAGATCAGTTGCGTCATATGCACAGCTGGTGGGGCGCCAATTTTATAAACTGGACTCTTGCTGCAATTGGTTTTGCCGCTTTTGTTTATTGGATGCTGCAACTTAAAAAATTTAGCGACAATGACGAAGAAGATAAGTCTGTCTCTTCTCACTCTTACCTATAA
- a CDS encoding DUF4254 domain-containing protein produces the protein MFSKFAYTIFTESIQKYHVKDDVYQSFTNPYPKDDIAHLLYRKNWIDTVQWHYEDIIRDPAIVPTDALVLKRKIDASNQDRTDLVEFIDGYFFDKYKDVKVKEGATINTESPAWAIDRLSILSLKIYHMQEEVGRTDASVVHIEKCTQKLNVLLEQLKDLSSAIDQLLADIEAGDKYMKVYKQMKMYNDDEMNPVLRGQK, from the coding sequence ATGTTCAGCAAGTTCGCCTATACTATTTTTACGGAAAGTATTCAGAAATATCATGTTAAGGATGATGTTTATCAGTCTTTTACAAACCCCTACCCTAAAGATGATATTGCTCATTTGCTCTATCGTAAAAACTGGATAGATACGGTTCAATGGCATTATGAAGATATTATTCGTGATCCTGCAATTGTACCTACTGACGCGCTGGTTTTAAAAAGAAAAATCGACGCAAGTAATCAAGACAGAACCGATTTAGTAGAGTTTATCGATGGTTATTTTTTCGATAAATATAAAGACGTTAAGGTTAAGGAAGGTGCTACCATAAATACAGAAAGCCCTGCTTGGGCTATAGATAGGCTTTCAATTTTATCATTGAAAATCTATCATATGCAAGAAGAGGTTGGCAGAACGGATGCCTCTGTTGTGCATATTGAAAAATGTACTCAGAAACTGAATGTACTGCTTGAGCAACTTAAAGACCTATCTTCTGCAATAGACCAATTGTTAGCGGATATTGAGGCTGGCGACAAGTATATGAAAGTATACAAGCAGATGAAGATGTATAATGACGATGAGATGAACCCTGTTCTCCGTGGACAAAAATAA